A stretch of the Buchananella sp. 14KM1171 genome encodes the following:
- the murA gene encoding UDP-N-acetylglucosamine 1-carboxyvinyltransferase translates to MAVMRVEGGKPLVGEIFVRGAKNLVSKAMVAALLAESPSVLRNVPLIRDVDVVSDLLRLHGVEVDFDEEAGVLRMDPGHVKEAAVAQVGELVGASRIPILFCGPLLHRLGRAFIPDLGGCRIGDRPIDFHLRILREFGAVIDKVPDGIEISAPNGLRGAIIELEYPSVGATEQMLLTAVRAQGRTVLKNAAVEPEIMDLCAVLQKMGARISVAAERVITVDGVEELKGYQHTALADRIEAASWGAAALATGGDIMVRGATQPEMMTYLNVFRNIGGAFDVTEEGIRFSHPGGDLQAVAIETDVHPGFMTDWQQPLVVALTQASGLSIIHETVYENRFGFTSALVDMGAKIQVYPNCLGPLTCRFGERSFQHSAVVSGPTPLHGADIEVPDLRGGFSHLIAALTASGTSRVHGIELINRGYEHFNAKLRALGARATMER, encoded by the coding sequence ATGGCAGTCATGCGCGTTGAGGGCGGCAAGCCCCTGGTTGGCGAGATCTTTGTGCGCGGCGCAAAGAACCTCGTCTCCAAGGCCATGGTGGCGGCGCTCCTGGCTGAGAGCCCCTCCGTGCTGCGAAACGTGCCGCTGATCCGGGACGTGGACGTGGTCAGCGACCTGCTGCGCCTGCACGGGGTGGAGGTGGACTTCGACGAGGAAGCCGGCGTCCTGCGGATGGACCCGGGCCACGTCAAGGAAGCCGCCGTGGCCCAGGTGGGTGAACTGGTGGGTGCCTCCCGCATCCCGATCCTGTTCTGTGGCCCGCTGCTGCACCGGCTGGGCCGCGCCTTCATCCCCGACCTGGGTGGTTGCCGGATCGGGGACCGGCCGATCGACTTCCACCTGCGCATCCTGCGCGAGTTCGGTGCGGTGATCGACAAGGTGCCCGACGGCATCGAGATCTCCGCCCCCAACGGCCTGCGCGGCGCGATCATCGAGCTGGAGTACCCCTCCGTGGGGGCCACCGAGCAGATGCTGCTCACCGCCGTGCGCGCCCAGGGGCGCACCGTGCTGAAGAACGCGGCGGTGGAGCCGGAGATCATGGACCTGTGCGCGGTGCTGCAGAAGATGGGCGCCCGCATCTCCGTGGCCGCCGAGCGGGTCATCACCGTGGACGGCGTGGAGGAACTCAAGGGCTACCAGCACACCGCGCTCGCGGACCGCATCGAGGCGGCCTCCTGGGGCGCGGCAGCCCTGGCCACCGGCGGCGACATCATGGTGCGCGGCGCCACCCAGCCGGAGATGATGACCTACCTGAACGTGTTTCGGAACATCGGTGGCGCCTTCGACGTCACCGAGGAGGGCATCCGCTTCTCCCACCCGGGTGGCGACCTGCAGGCGGTGGCCATCGAGACCGACGTGCACCCCGGCTTCATGACCGACTGGCAGCAGCCCCTGGTGGTGGCGCTGACCCAGGCCAGCGGGCTGTCCATCATCCACGAGACGGTCTACGAAAACCGCTTCGGTTTCACCTCCGCGCTGGTGGACATGGGCGCCAAGATCCAGGTCTACCCCAACTGCCTGGGCCCGCTCACCTGCCGGTTCGGGGAGCGCTCCTTCCAGCACAGCGCCGTGGTCTCCGGCCCCACCCCGCTGCACGGCGCCGACATCGAGGTGCCCGACCTGCGCGGCGGCTTCAGTCACCTGATCGCGGCCCTGACCGCCTCCGGCACCTCCCGCGTGCACGGCATCGAGCTGATCAACCGCGGCTACGAGCATTTCAACGCCAAGCTGCGCGCCCTGGGCGCGCGCGCCACCATGGAGCGTTGA
- a CDS encoding lysophospholipid acyltransferase family protein — protein sequence MFYRVSGAVARLLMRSVARLRWQRVDNFPKEGAFLAVGNHVSNADGLTLLHLLLDQKIPARILAKHELWRIPVLSFFLRRSGQVPVVRGSARAVEALSAAFNALEKGEVIALFPEGTLTSNPDLWPMTAKLGAARLALASRVPVIPVGQWGAHALYRREGGVPRFWRRPRIVARVGKPVELSDLYGRTDAAAYKEATHRIILALTSLVEELRGEQAPMPMWDSRRDGRTYDTSPRVHDVQWNPLLSVPAEQSRGGDITELLEREAAAPAGGGYDSAPYTWGKRADDAARPRPELAGPSVPASSPEAVASKQAGEKRAEQEGATGGASGIKADRIVAPEKPGSQQPGQGA from the coding sequence TTGTTCTATCGCGTCTCCGGCGCCGTTGCGCGCCTGCTGATGCGTTCGGTGGCCCGTCTGCGCTGGCAGCGCGTAGACAACTTCCCGAAGGAGGGCGCGTTCCTGGCGGTGGGCAACCACGTCTCCAACGCGGACGGCCTGACGCTTCTCCACCTGCTGCTGGACCAGAAGATCCCGGCGCGCATCCTGGCCAAGCACGAGCTGTGGCGCATCCCCGTGCTGAGCTTCTTCCTGCGGCGCAGCGGCCAGGTGCCGGTGGTGCGCGGCTCTGCCCGGGCGGTGGAGGCGCTGTCGGCGGCATTCAACGCGTTGGAGAAGGGGGAGGTGATCGCCCTCTTCCCGGAGGGCACGCTGACCTCTAACCCCGACCTGTGGCCGATGACCGCGAAGCTGGGCGCCGCCCGCCTGGCGCTGGCCTCCCGCGTGCCGGTTATCCCGGTGGGGCAGTGGGGCGCGCACGCCCTCTACCGCCGCGAGGGCGGGGTGCCGCGCTTCTGGCGCCGCCCGCGCATCGTGGCCCGCGTGGGCAAGCCGGTGGAGCTGAGCGACCTGTACGGCCGCACCGACGCCGCCGCCTACAAGGAGGCAACGCACCGCATCATCCTGGCGCTCACTTCGCTGGTGGAGGAGCTGCGCGGCGAGCAGGCCCCCATGCCGATGTGGGATTCGCGCCGCGACGGCCGCACCTATGACACCTCACCGCGTGTGCACGACGTCCAGTGGAACCCGCTCCTGAGCGTGCCTGCCGAGCAGTCGCGTGGCGGCGACATCACCGAACTCCTGGAACGCGAGGCCGCCGCGCCGGCCGGTGGTGGCTACGACTCCGCCCCCTACACGTGGGGCAAGCGGGCCGACGACGCTGCCCGGCCGCGCCCCGAACTGGCCGGCCCGTCCGTGCCCGCCTCCTCCCCGGAGGCCGTGGCCTCCAAGCAGGCCGGTGAAAAGCGGGCCGAGCAGGAGGGGGCGACCGGCGGAGCGTCGGGCATCAAGGCGGATCGAATCGTTGCGCCCGAAAAGCCGGGCAGCCAGCAACCCGGGCAGGGAGCATGA
- a CDS encoding FeoA domain-containing protein encodes MVVTHQQEMQESEAKQISLDKVPQGCWATVIAIETGLPTHLSRRLLGLGLVPGTRVQLVRPAAYGGPAIFRVANHDVCLRPDDASAITVVAA; translated from the coding sequence ATGGTGGTGACTCACCAGCAGGAAATGCAGGAATCTGAGGCGAAACAGATCTCCCTGGACAAGGTGCCGCAGGGGTGCTGGGCAACGGTCATCGCCATCGAGACGGGGCTACCCACGCACCTGAGCAGGCGCCTGCTGGGCTTAGGTCTAGTGCCCGGCACGCGGGTGCAACTGGTCCGCCCGGCCGCCTACGGTGGGCCGGCCATCTTCCGGGTCGCCAATCACGACGTTTGCCTGCGCCCGGACGACGCCTCCGCCATCACCGTGGTGGCAGCGTAG
- a CDS encoding D-alanine--D-alanine ligase family protein gives MTEAQSGAAKPRVAVVFGGRSGEHGISCATASNVLAAIDRSRYDVVPVGITREGQWVLVADDPERYALRDGELAQVVAQSPALQVVLEDRGVLQLVAGAQRIDVDVVLPLLHGPYGEDGTIQGLLELTGVRYVGCGVLASAAAMDKHTTKLVLAGEGLPIGRSVSITDSLWRRDRALCLETVAALGLPVFVKPARAGSSLGISKVESADQLVEAIEEARRHDPKVVVEAAEVGREVEVAVLGGRDGAAPRTAPPGEIVMNGQSEFYDFDTKYVAGADLNQIPAQLPAPVTKRLQDLAARAFEALGCEGLARVDFFVRPGGDVVINEVNTLPGFTQFSMYPQAWVAAGMSYSELVTELIELALERRVGLR, from the coding sequence TTGACTGAGGCACAGTCCGGCGCAGCGAAGCCCCGGGTGGCGGTAGTTTTCGGTGGACGCTCCGGCGAGCACGGCATCTCCTGCGCCACCGCGTCCAACGTGCTGGCGGCGATCGACAGGTCCCGGTACGACGTGGTGCCCGTGGGCATCACCCGCGAGGGACAGTGGGTCCTGGTGGCTGACGACCCCGAGCGCTACGCCCTGCGCGACGGCGAGCTGGCGCAGGTGGTGGCGCAGTCCCCGGCACTCCAGGTGGTTCTGGAGGACCGCGGTGTGCTGCAGCTAGTTGCCGGCGCGCAGCGCATCGACGTGGACGTGGTGCTGCCGCTACTGCACGGCCCCTACGGCGAGGACGGCACCATCCAGGGCCTGCTGGAGCTCACCGGCGTGCGCTACGTGGGCTGCGGCGTGCTGGCCTCCGCCGCCGCGATGGACAAGCACACCACCAAGCTGGTCCTGGCGGGCGAGGGCCTGCCCATCGGCCGCTCCGTGTCCATCACCGACTCCCTGTGGCGCCGCGACCGCGCCCTCTGCCTGGAGACCGTGGCGGCCCTGGGGCTGCCCGTGTTCGTCAAGCCCGCCCGCGCCGGCTCCTCCCTGGGCATCAGTAAGGTGGAGAGCGCCGACCAGCTGGTGGAGGCGATCGAGGAGGCGCGCCGCCACGACCCGAAGGTCGTCGTGGAGGCCGCAGAGGTCGGGCGAGAGGTCGAGGTGGCCGTGCTGGGCGGGCGCGACGGCGCCGCCCCGCGCACCGCGCCCCCCGGCGAGATCGTCATGAACGGGCAGAGCGAGTTCTACGACTTCGACACCAAGTACGTGGCCGGCGCGGACCTCAACCAGATCCCCGCCCAGTTGCCCGCGCCCGTGACCAAGCGGCTGCAGGACCTGGCCGCGCGCGCCTTCGAGGCGCTTGGCTGTGAGGGCCTGGCCCGCGTGGACTTCTTTGTCCGCCCCGGTGGCGACGTGGTGATCAACGAGGTCAACACGCTGCCCGGCTTCACCCAGTTCTCGATGTATCCGCAAGCCTGGGTGGCGGCCGGGATGAGCTACTCAGAGCTCGTCACCGAGCTGATCGAGCTGGCGCTGGAGCGGCGCGTGGGACTGCGCTGA
- a CDS encoding NAD(P)H-dependent glycerol-3-phosphate dehydrogenase: protein MNGHIAVIGTGAWGTTFAQVCAHAGNQVVMWGRDAQVVASINAHCNERYLPALRLDPKIGATTDMLGAVEGAQLVVVAIPSQIAREALAPIRGKLGPTTVVLSLMKGIELGTDLRMSEVLAQALAVDLAQVAVLSGPNLASEIAEQQPTATVIAAKDEAVANRVAQLCAAPYFRPYTNTDVVGVELGGAVKNVIALAAGMALGLGYGQNTAATIITRGLVETTRLGEAMGAERETFAGLAGMGDLVATCASPLSRNQRFGRAIAEGCNLEEAQRRTGGTAEGVKSCQSVSHLAKKLGVDMPITFGVLAILHGGIDPKEITRVLLSRPRKAEGVSGATQE, encoded by the coding sequence ATGAACGGTCACATCGCCGTAATCGGCACGGGCGCGTGGGGCACCACGTTCGCGCAGGTGTGCGCGCACGCAGGTAACCAGGTGGTCATGTGGGGGCGCGACGCGCAGGTGGTCGCCTCCATCAACGCCCACTGCAACGAGCGCTACCTGCCGGCGCTGAGGCTGGATCCCAAGATCGGTGCCACCACGGACATGCTCGGTGCCGTGGAGGGCGCCCAGCTGGTGGTAGTGGCGATCCCGTCGCAGATCGCCCGCGAGGCGCTGGCCCCCATTCGCGGCAAGCTGGGGCCCACGACCGTGGTGCTCTCCCTGATGAAGGGAATCGAGCTGGGCACGGACCTGCGCATGAGCGAGGTCTTGGCCCAGGCGCTCGCGGTGGACCTGGCACAGGTGGCGGTGCTCTCCGGGCCCAACCTGGCCAGTGAGATCGCCGAGCAGCAGCCCACCGCCACCGTGATCGCCGCCAAGGACGAGGCCGTGGCAAACCGGGTGGCGCAGCTGTGCGCCGCGCCCTACTTCCGCCCCTACACGAACACCGACGTGGTGGGAGTGGAGCTGGGCGGCGCCGTGAAGAACGTGATCGCCCTGGCCGCCGGGATGGCGCTCGGACTGGGGTACGGGCAAAACACCGCCGCCACGATCATCACCCGCGGCCTGGTGGAAACCACCCGCCTGGGCGAGGCCATGGGGGCGGAGCGAGAGACCTTCGCGGGCCTGGCCGGCATGGGTGACCTGGTGGCCACCTGTGCCTCGCCGTTGTCTCGCAACCAGCGATTTGGGCGCGCGATCGCGGAGGGCTGCAACCTCGAAGAGGCCCAGCGGCGCACGGGTGGAACGGCAGAGGGCGTGAAGTCATGCCAGTCGGTCAGCCACTTGGCCAAGAAGCTTGGGGTGGACATGCCCATCACCTTCGGCGTGCTGGCGATCCTCCACGGCGGAATCGACCCCAAGGAAATCACACGCGTGCTGCTGTCCCGCCCCCGCAAGGCCGAGGGCGTCAGCGGCGCCACCCAGGAATGA